One window of Geotoga petraea genomic DNA carries:
- a CDS encoding DUF368 domain-containing protein, which translates to MNTIKNFILGILMGIANLVPGVSAGTIAIISGKYDDILTSASEFLSLKFSKKILLLLVPLFLGLIIAIFSFSSLIILLLDNYELYLMNIFVGLILGGLFLIFKEIDIKNTANLISFILSLVIFSLIFFFMNGSAENNVNFINLFFGGIIGASAMVLPGISGSSMLLIMGVYEPILQGVSDLDFSILLPVAAGIVFGIIFIVKLLSYLLKNYYQIIMSILLALTLSGGLKILPLTDNYFSYLFIILGIIFGILLENFFKINKRA; encoded by the coding sequence ATGAATACTATAAAAAATTTTATACTTGGAATATTGATGGGAATAGCCAATTTAGTTCCAGGAGTGAGTGCTGGAACAATAGCAATAATAAGTGGTAAGTATGATGACATTTTAACTTCTGCTTCTGAATTTTTATCCCTTAAATTTTCAAAGAAAATTTTATTGTTATTAGTGCCTTTATTTTTAGGTCTTATAATAGCAATATTTTCTTTCTCTAGTCTTATTATTTTATTACTTGACAATTACGAATTGTATTTGATGAACATCTTTGTTGGACTTATATTAGGCGGGTTATTTTTAATCTTCAAGGAAATTGATATTAAAAACACAGCTAATTTAATCTCTTTTATATTATCTCTTGTTATATTCAGTTTAATATTCTTTTTCATGAATGGAAGTGCAGAAAATAATGTAAATTTTATAAATCTATTTTTTGGAGGTATAATTGGAGCTTCAGCTATGGTTTTACCGGGGATAAGTGGATCATCTATGCTTTTAATAATGGGAGTTTATGAGCCTATATTACAAGGTGTTTCAGATCTTGATTTTTCAATTTTATTACCCGTTGCAGCGGGAATAGTTTTTGGAATTATCTTCATAGTTAAACTACTTAGTTATTTGCTTAAAAATTATTATCAAATTATTATGTCCATATTACTGGCTTTAACTCTAAGCGGTGGATTAAAAATTTTACCTTTAACAGACAATTATTTTAGCTATCTTTTTATAATACTTGGTATAATATTTGGAATTCTCTTAGAAAATTTCTTTAAAATTAACAAGAGAGCTTAA
- a CDS encoding SPL family radical SAM protein — MEKQVANNYITKNILSKFKDSKVIYIDDYKEVFSGFDQNFSIQKQSQKIIIAEKKDNFIYQGSKMCHDFNNSAFFYANNIINCLFDCKYCYLGGMYPSSNIVVFVNIEEFFYEIEKISKSYKNIYLSYGYDTDIPIFENIYPFIGEWINKINELSNIKMEIRTKSNIFHNVLSNKNIDNVIPAWTLNPQKFIEKYEKKTANLDERLVSIKKVQDMGIKVRLSIDPIIIEGDFLKEYKLLIDKIFNFLNHEFIRDLSIGFFRIPNVYLKNLKKHSNSPIIFNNFEVIDSIATYPLKEKETAINSLINYLNRFIEREKIFII; from the coding sequence GTGGAAAAACAAGTCGCTAATAATTACATTACAAAAAATATTTTATCTAAGTTTAAAGATTCTAAAGTAATTTATATTGATGATTACAAGGAAGTGTTTTCTGGGTTCGATCAAAATTTTTCAATTCAAAAACAATCTCAAAAAATCATAATTGCTGAAAAAAAAGATAATTTTATCTATCAAGGAAGTAAAATGTGTCACGATTTCAACAATTCTGCTTTTTTTTATGCTAACAATATAATTAACTGTCTTTTTGACTGTAAATACTGTTATTTAGGTGGTATGTATCCATCAAGTAATATAGTGGTTTTTGTAAATATAGAAGAATTTTTCTATGAAATAGAAAAAATATCAAAATCTTACAAGAATATTTATTTGAGTTATGGATATGATACAGATATACCAATTTTTGAAAATATATATCCTTTTATAGGTGAATGGATTAACAAAATAAATGAATTAAGTAATATTAAGATGGAAATTAGAACAAAATCAAATATCTTTCATAATGTTCTTTCAAATAAAAATATTGATAATGTTATACCTGCCTGGACATTAAACCCACAAAAGTTTATAGAAAAATATGAAAAGAAAACAGCTAATTTAGATGAAAGGCTGGTTTCAATAAAGAAGGTTCAAGATATGGGAATTAAAGTTAGATTATCTATTGATCCTATAATAATTGAAGGTGATTTTTTAAAAGAGTATAAACTACTAATCGATAAAATCTTTAATTTTTTAAATCATGAATTTATAAGAGACTTAAGCATAGGTTTTTTTAGAATTCCAAATGTATATTTAAAAAATTTAAAAAAGCATTCTAATTCGCCAATAATTTTTAATAATTTTGAGGTCATAGATTCCATAGCTACATATCCATTAAAAGAAAAAGAAACTGCAATAAATTCTTTGATAAATTATTTGAATAGATTTATAGAAAGAGAAAAGATATTTATTATATAA
- the dnaX gene encoding DNA polymerase III subunit gamma/tau — translation MKQSLYRVYRPMIFDEIFGQEHIKRYFKNAVKNENISHAYIFSGPRGTGKTTTARILSKIVNCENPNGSNPCNECSNCKAINENNFMDVIELDAASNRGIDEIRQIRDSANYRPVKGKYKVYIIDEIHMLTKEAFNALLKTLEEPPEHVIFVLATTNLEKIPDTIISRSQLLNFRNLSEVDISDNLKLISENEKINIEDQAINLISRKAKGGMRDAISLLEQVMKFSDKEITKQDIVNILGIYDEQYIMNFINAIYNSDIDEILEISNEIFNLGKDPELLVEESMEKIITIIGNDKNDKYFYILENLQKIHKELKYSENTKLVFETMVATFSFNLSNIDEKKMEKQSESNLDTFESDPAEEKKIDKNVTQIFDYFTKNQKKINLAIVYALKYSEYKLEGNEFIIKIKKDQSLEYELINKYKNDIKVALNNIFNDDTHLNIFYEGNIKTYDEKPKSQSKQLF, via the coding sequence ATGAAACAAAGTTTATATAGAGTTTATAGACCTATGATTTTTGATGAAATATTTGGACAGGAACACATAAAAAGATATTTTAAAAATGCAGTTAAAAATGAAAACATATCTCATGCCTATATTTTTTCTGGGCCAAGAGGTACTGGAAAAACTACAACTGCAAGAATATTGTCAAAAATTGTAAATTGTGAAAATCCCAATGGATCAAATCCTTGCAATGAATGTTCTAATTGTAAGGCAATAAACGAAAATAATTTTATGGATGTTATAGAATTAGATGCTGCATCAAATAGAGGTATAGATGAAATAAGGCAGATAAGAGATTCTGCTAATTACAGACCTGTGAAAGGTAAATATAAAGTCTATATCATTGATGAAATTCATATGCTAACAAAAGAAGCTTTCAATGCATTGTTAAAGACATTAGAAGAACCACCTGAGCATGTTATATTCGTTTTAGCTACTACCAACTTGGAAAAGATTCCTGACACAATAATATCCAGGTCACAATTATTAAATTTTAGAAATTTATCAGAAGTTGATATTTCTGATAATTTGAAATTAATTTCTGAAAATGAAAAAATAAATATTGAAGATCAAGCAATAAATCTTATTTCAAGAAAAGCAAAAGGTGGAATGAGAGATGCTATATCTCTTTTAGAACAAGTAATGAAATTTTCTGATAAAGAAATAACTAAACAAGATATAGTCAATATACTTGGTATTTATGATGAACAGTATATAATGAATTTTATAAACGCAATATACAATTCTGACATAGATGAAATACTTGAAATTTCAAATGAAATATTTAACCTTGGTAAAGATCCTGAGTTGTTAGTTGAAGAAAGTATGGAAAAAATAATAACAATTATAGGAAATGATAAAAATGACAAATATTTCTATATACTTGAAAATCTTCAAAAAATACATAAAGAACTCAAATACAGTGAAAACACTAAGCTTGTTTTTGAGACTATGGTGGCGACATTTTCTTTTAATCTATCTAATATAGATGAAAAAAAGATGGAAAAACAATCAGAAAGCAATTTGGATACATTTGAGTCAGATCCTGCCGAAGAAAAGAAAATCGATAAAAATGTAACTCAAATTTTTGATTATTTCACTAAAAATCAGAAAAAAATTAACTTAGCTATAGTTTATGCTCTCAAATATTCCGAGTATAAATTGGAAGGTAATGAATTTATTATAAAAATTAAAAAGGATCAATCTTTGGAATATGAATTGATTAACAAGTATAAAAATGATATAAAAGTTGCCTTAAACAATATTTTTAATGACGATACACATTTGAATATTTTTTATGAAGGCAACATAAAAACTTATGATGAAAAACCAAAAAGCCAATCAAAACAATTATTTTGA
- a CDS encoding MG2 domain-containing protein encodes MKKILLVNIFLIIISLGFSYVYLQGENVLNSGDPIFIKGYNEKQVFMKVYNIENDINVIMNREVENQERKVYKTKILNANSEGNIDEKFTVNEIGLYFVEFIKNNEIISSDSFLVSDLNFIAFYDGKNLFLDMRDKNGNQVNSDIYIKTENGKTTILNDKKVLNYEIENISEIYVKSKKGIAFKNFYYYRNNYPNNPIEFLKDKPIYKNDQEVKFNIYSFVRNENYYVLKPNEKMSYFISDPAGNKLVEKEITTNNLGIYTDSYYISESAPFGYYSVTIKTNEEVKNTGFIVENYEKPTYEIEINRDDVYYNKDTIDYEIELNYYDGNPVSNAEIKYYVYYGRYPMNRDRLVYDGKSFTNENGVLNIPIGVDIKEDGYYTLEIISIDQSQKQMEKRDYVEVLKGKYNIEILGKEDFYLKLNNGYRLSLKDREGNTISGFVDLTIKKDVYENEQYNEKIIQKESIEVQNGLGDFSIENLSNGFYTIEFSYKDTIKSFYLNISPNEDQVELSIETNKINSKTYEVNINKPKDMTGYIYLSGLNVYEKKELKKDKNKYEFELPEKILERNVFVEVIGIYQGNVYKSSKAIMTKENINYNFDLSIEKDVYKPGEEVTIKIKSPEKSIYNISVVDDALYDVYEDNYDMKDSLYPELYSSNILLSGREEYFYVRRLSELSTEDSHVFASYKGSRANENVREYFPENALWIPFIEVDGEKEIKFKNPDSLTRWRVNVLGINSEKIEDKKINYTSKKEFYVTPYIPENISLNDTMTLKLSVTNNSTKTKNISYKIYNQEKSVSINKSEGEIQLDPNETKIVSFDLKAIAVGKDNLIFDFEDDIVKLPIDVYANDINQNFVKIIDSDMQEVKVKKGDSWRKFSVENIIKDNIKFLDEYEYRCTEQTVSTLIPLLVADKNGYEIDDIDKKVTSSLQILYKYQRSDGGWGWWMNSEKSNLLMTTYVLEAFHIIQQYGYQVSQQVVNNGLNYLSSNTISGYQNYVLNLYDSAINLPLNKVEKIDLLFMSLYDKNAFELLLEKIEENKDMIAFEFNNYYNTDLELNSYLLLSMIKNGYKDESIIKLMNTIVNLRSGYYWYSTKDTAIALRAILEAKNYLSLSDNESDFHEVTKSSVIRNKGLIEIFSNEKIEENLSNMVINKNFYKKFSTKLYKGHDVYIVDYFIDISKDFNVENIKYISKDTILKKTDHEYIYLKDEDFKYSDNIYYTYKDLTLYVFGEKIENAKEVMIHKDEIYVIDTKNNLFKYESGLLYKNDLNVLSMTYHKGNFTYLFKKDGEKYLKFNQYDIELSDDIFSLDTLNEELYLFGDKTFIFNEEDLTLYERVPMVSKKIKEDKNGEITFYGGLKFSGNNSWTDIEGIYKINYNKEKIKVKSGDILKSEIKIDSNIKNYLTIESYIPSNSQLLENYQEKRITDSGKYYNYWYSDWSYSYTSYNFRKNKITFFNDYYNSGDYDYYFKILSTGEYYIKPDFGYNMYLPNSYGINTKTILKVE; translated from the coding sequence ATGAAAAAAATCTTGTTAGTTAATATTTTTCTTATAATTATTAGTTTAGGATTTTCTTACGTTTATTTACAAGGTGAAAACGTCTTGAATTCTGGTGATCCAATTTTTATTAAAGGATACAACGAAAAACAGGTCTTTATGAAAGTCTATAATATAGAAAATGATATAAACGTTATTATGAATAGAGAAGTTGAAAATCAAGAAAGAAAAGTATACAAAACCAAGATATTAAATGCAAATAGTGAAGGGAACATAGACGAGAAATTTACTGTAAATGAAATAGGATTGTACTTTGTTGAATTCATTAAAAATAACGAGATAATATCTTCTGATTCATTTTTGGTTTCTGATCTTAATTTTATAGCTTTTTATGACGGCAAGAATTTGTTTCTTGATATGAGAGACAAAAATGGAAATCAAGTTAATTCAGATATATACATTAAAACTGAAAATGGAAAAACTACTATTTTAAACGATAAAAAGGTTTTAAATTATGAAATAGAAAATATAAGTGAAATTTATGTCAAAAGTAAGAAAGGGATAGCTTTTAAAAATTTCTATTATTATAGAAATAATTATCCTAATAATCCCATTGAATTTTTAAAAGATAAACCTATTTACAAAAACGATCAAGAAGTTAAATTCAATATATATTCTTTCGTCAGAAATGAAAATTATTATGTGTTAAAACCAAATGAAAAAATGAGCTATTTCATCTCTGATCCAGCGGGGAACAAACTTGTAGAAAAAGAAATAACCACAAATAATTTAGGAATTTATACAGATAGTTATTATATTTCAGAAAGTGCACCTTTTGGATATTATTCTGTCACAATAAAAACAAATGAAGAAGTTAAAAATACAGGTTTTATTGTGGAAAATTATGAGAAACCAACTTATGAAATTGAGATAAATAGAGATGATGTTTACTACAACAAGGATACAATTGATTATGAAATTGAGCTGAATTATTATGATGGAAATCCTGTTTCTAATGCAGAAATTAAATATTATGTTTATTATGGACGTTATCCAATGAATAGAGATAGACTTGTTTATGATGGAAAATCATTCACTAATGAAAATGGAGTATTAAATATCCCAATAGGTGTTGATATTAAAGAAGATGGATATTACACTCTTGAAATAATTTCGATTGACCAATCACAAAAGCAAATGGAAAAGAGAGATTATGTTGAAGTTCTCAAAGGTAAATACAATATTGAAATTTTAGGCAAAGAAGATTTTTATTTAAAACTCAACAATGGTTATAGACTTTCTTTGAAAGATAGAGAGGGAAATACAATTTCTGGTTTTGTAGACCTCACTATTAAAAAAGACGTATATGAAAACGAACAGTATAATGAAAAAATAATTCAAAAAGAATCTATAGAGGTACAAAACGGACTGGGTGATTTTTCTATTGAGAATCTATCCAATGGATTTTATACAATAGAATTTTCTTATAAAGACACTATTAAAAGCTTTTATCTAAATATATCTCCTAATGAAGATCAAGTAGAGCTATCTATAGAAACAAATAAAATAAATTCTAAAACTTATGAAGTGAATATTAATAAGCCGAAAGATATGACGGGATATATTTACTTATCTGGTTTAAATGTATATGAAAAAAAAGAATTAAAAAAAGATAAAAATAAATATGAATTTGAGCTACCTGAAAAGATTTTAGAAAGAAATGTATTTGTAGAGGTTATTGGAATTTATCAAGGCAATGTTTATAAAAGTTCTAAAGCCATTATGACAAAAGAGAACATAAATTATAATTTTGATTTATCAATTGAAAAAGATGTATATAAACCAGGAGAAGAAGTAACTATAAAAATAAAATCTCCTGAAAAAAGTATTTACAATATTTCTGTTGTAGACGACGCTTTATACGATGTGTATGAAGATAATTACGATATGAAAGATTCTCTTTATCCAGAGCTATATTCTTCGAATATCTTGTTATCAGGAAGAGAAGAATACTTTTACGTTAGGAGGCTATCTGAATTGTCTACGGAGGATTCTCATGTTTTTGCTTCTTACAAGGGATCAAGAGCGAATGAAAATGTTAGAGAATACTTCCCAGAGAATGCTTTGTGGATACCTTTTATAGAAGTTGATGGAGAAAAAGAAATTAAATTCAAAAATCCAGATAGTTTAACAAGGTGGAGAGTAAATGTATTAGGTATAAATTCCGAAAAAATAGAGGACAAAAAGATTAATTATACTTCTAAAAAGGAGTTTTATGTTACTCCGTATATTCCAGAAAACATTTCTTTAAACGATACAATGACTTTGAAATTATCGGTTACAAACAATTCTACCAAAACCAAGAATATTTCTTACAAAATATACAATCAAGAAAAATCTGTTTCTATAAATAAGTCTGAAGGAGAAATTCAATTAGATCCAAATGAAACAAAAATAGTGTCGTTTGATCTCAAGGCTATAGCAGTTGGTAAGGATAATCTAATATTTGATTTTGAGGATGATATAGTAAAACTACCTATTGATGTATATGCCAATGATATAAATCAAAATTTTGTAAAGATTATTGATTCTGATATGCAAGAAGTAAAAGTAAAAAAAGGTGATAGTTGGAGAAAATTTTCAGTTGAAAACATAATTAAAGACAATATAAAATTTTTAGATGAATATGAATATAGATGTACTGAACAAACAGTTTCAACATTAATACCTCTTTTAGTAGCAGATAAAAATGGCTATGAGATAGATGACATAGATAAAAAAGTTACTTCATCACTTCAAATTTTATACAAATATCAAAGATCTGATGGAGGCTGGGGATGGTGGATGAACTCAGAAAAATCAAATCTTTTAATGACAACGTATGTTTTAGAAGCTTTTCATATTATCCAACAATATGGTTATCAAGTTAGTCAACAAGTTGTTAATAATGGTTTGAATTATTTGAGTTCGAATACAATATCCGGTTATCAAAATTATGTTTTGAATTTATATGATTCAGCTATTAACTTACCTCTTAATAAGGTAGAAAAAATAGATTTGTTATTCATGTCACTTTATGATAAAAATGCTTTTGAATTACTTTTGGAAAAAATAGAAGAGAATAAAGATATGATAGCTTTTGAATTTAACAATTATTATAATACAGATTTAGAATTAAACTCTTATTTACTTTTAAGTATGATTAAAAATGGGTATAAGGATGAATCAATTATAAAGTTAATGAACACTATTGTTAATCTTAGATCAGGATATTATTGGTATTCTACAAAAGATACTGCTATAGCTTTAAGAGCCATTTTAGAAGCAAAGAACTATCTCAGTTTATCAGACAATGAGTCTGATTTCCATGAAGTCACAAAAAGTTCTGTTATTAGAAATAAAGGTTTAATTGAGATATTTTCAAATGAAAAGATTGAGGAAAACTTATCAAATATGGTTATCAACAAAAATTTTTATAAAAAGTTTAGTACTAAGTTATATAAGGGTCATGATGTTTACATAGTAGACTATTTTATTGATATTTCTAAAGATTTTAACGTCGAAAATATTAAATATATATCTAAAGACACCATTTTGAAAAAAACAGACCATGAGTACATTTATCTAAAAGATGAGGATTTTAAATACAGTGATAATATATACTATACCTATAAAGATTTAACGCTATACGTTTTCGGGGAAAAAATAGAAAATGCAAAAGAAGTTATGATTCATAAGGATGAAATTTATGTGATTGATACAAAAAATAACCTTTTTAAATATGAGAGTGGCTTGTTATACAAAAATGATCTTAATGTCTTGTCTATGACTTATCATAAAGGTAATTTTACTTATTTGTTCAAAAAAGATGGGGAAAAATATTTAAAATTTAACCAATATGATATTGAGTTAAGTGATGATATTTTTAGTTTGGATACTTTAAACGAAGAATTGTACCTTTTTGGAGATAAGACCTTTATATTTAATGAAGAAGACCTTACTTTATATGAAAGAGTTCCTATGGTATCGAAAAAGATAAAAGAGGATAAAAATGGTGAAATAACTTTTTATGGTGGTTTAAAATTTTCTGGGAACAATAGCTGGACAGATATAGAAGGAATTTACAAAATTAATTACAATAAAGAAAAGATAAAAGTAAAATCTGGAGATATTTTAAAATCAGAAATAAAAATCGATTCTAACATAAAAAACTACTTAACAATTGAAAGCTATATACCATCTAATTCTCAGTTATTAGAAAATTATCAAGAAAAAAGGATAACTGATTCTGGTAAATACTACAATTATTGGTACTCTGATTGGAGTTATTCATACACATCGTATAATTTTAGAAAAAATAAAATCACATTTTTCAATGATTACTATAACTCAGGTGATTATGATTACTATTTTAAAATACTTTCAACAGGAGAATATTATATAAAACCAGACTTTGGATACAACATGTACCTACCAAATTCTTATGGAATAAATACAAAAACAATTTTAAAGGTAGAATGA
- a CDS encoding SAM hydrolase/SAM-dependent halogenase family protein translates to MIAFITDWGEDSYYVSSVKSVIKNINKNAEIIDITHNMGKYDIYSYSHILLRASKEFQENTIFLVVIDPTVGSSRKAILVETNQPKYYFIAPDNGILTQVKRKYGINKIIELNNKNYFWKESNTFHGRDIFGAFAAYLSKNINFKYFGNELLKINELNIKNPFYNKNNIIGHFLYKDSFGNLETDVENNNTFNFDKHSSYVISFEGKEYPLNYKEYYSECGDDKLLMHFDSSNYLEISIYKGSAASYLNIKNFNTKFEIKKIK, encoded by the coding sequence ATGATAGCTTTTATTACAGATTGGGGAGAAGATAGTTATTATGTCTCTTCTGTAAAATCAGTAATAAAAAATATAAATAAAAATGCTGAGATAATAGATATTACGCATAATATGGGAAAATATGATATTTATTCCTATTCACACATTTTGCTAAGAGCGTCCAAAGAATTTCAAGAAAATACAATATTTTTGGTTGTTATCGATCCAACTGTAGGGAGTTCAAGAAAAGCCATTTTAGTAGAAACAAATCAACCAAAATATTATTTTATAGCCCCTGACAATGGAATTTTAACTCAGGTTAAAAGAAAATATGGAATTAATAAGATTATTGAATTAAATAACAAAAACTATTTTTGGAAAGAAAGTAACACTTTTCATGGTAGAGATATTTTTGGAGCATTTGCAGCTTATCTATCAAAAAACATAAATTTTAAATATTTTGGAAACGAGCTTTTAAAAATTAATGAGCTGAATATAAAAAATCCTTTCTACAATAAAAATAATATAATAGGACATTTTTTGTATAAAGATAGTTTTGGAAATTTAGAAACAGATGTTGAGAATAATAATACATTTAATTTTGACAAACATAGTAGTTATGTTATTTCTTTTGAAGGTAAAGAATATCCTTTAAACTATAAAGAATATTATTCGGAATGTGGTGACGATAAATTATTAATGCATTTTGACAGTTCTAATTATTTAGAAATTTCAATTTACAAAGGCTCGGCAGCTTCTTATCTTAATATAAAAAACTTTAATACTAAGTTTGAAATAAAGAAGATCAAATAA
- a CDS encoding undecaprenyl-diphosphate phosphatase, with translation MSEIILGIIQGFTEFLPVSSSGHLTIFSEFISFEQDPSFFALLHLATFFAVFIFVFKEIKDILIGIFKLDSEILSLVFKLIVSTVPAVLAGFLLEDFFKNMFNSVDMVATFLIITSIMMFLSDFFNNNQKDMKNISYKTALIIGLFQAFAILPGISRSGATLFAALMLGMTKKSAVKYSFLMSLPVTFGAGILEIGKVDMSLNVIFGAIVAFLSGLIGLVLVKKSVINGKLKIFSLYTLVLAIFTYIYF, from the coding sequence ATGAGTGAGATAATATTAGGAATTATACAAGGTTTTACAGAATTTCTACCTGTTTCTTCCTCTGGACATTTAACGATTTTTTCAGAATTTATTAGTTTTGAACAAGATCCTTCATTTTTTGCTTTACTACATTTGGCTACATTTTTTGCCGTATTTATTTTTGTTTTTAAAGAAATAAAAGACATTTTAATTGGTATTTTCAAGCTAGATTCCGAAATATTATCTTTAGTTTTTAAACTTATCGTTTCAACAGTTCCGGCAGTTCTTGCTGGTTTTCTTTTAGAAGACTTTTTTAAAAATATGTTTAATTCCGTGGATATGGTAGCTACATTCTTAATTATAACATCTATAATGATGTTTTTATCAGACTTTTTTAATAATAATCAAAAGGATATGAAAAATATTAGTTATAAAACTGCATTAATCATTGGTTTATTTCAAGCTTTTGCAATTCTACCTGGAATTTCACGAAGTGGAGCTACTTTATTTGCAGCTTTAATGTTAGGCATGACAAAAAAGTCCGCGGTTAAGTATTCATTTTTAATGAGTCTTCCAGTAACATTTGGAGCCGGGATTTTAGAAATTGGAAAGGTGGATATGTCTTTAAATGTAATATTCGGTGCTATAGTGGCATTTTTATCTGGTTTAATAGGGTTAGTTTTGGTTAAAAAAAGTGTTATTAATGGAAAACTCAAAATATTTTCATTATATACTCTTGTATTAGCAATATTTACATACATTTATTTTTAA
- a CDS encoding IMPACT family protein, whose translation MPYKSILKNKETKINIKRSEFIGNCSKVNSEQQAKEFIKSISELYKNANHNCWAYFVTDENREYFNYTDNGEPSGSAGKPIFGEIQKMNLNNIVCVVTRFFGGVKLGVRGLIDAYSKTTFETVKNSKIVEYRNAFIYGIVTDYSQHAEIERLLKREIGWEIIETKFTENVYLEISIDEEKIEPIKNIIEKKSIKLDFLRQEEKPYKVRD comes from the coding sequence ATGCCATACAAATCCATATTAAAAAATAAAGAAACAAAAATAAACATTAAAAGATCAGAATTTATTGGTAACTGTTCTAAAGTTAACTCTGAGCAACAGGCTAAAGAATTTATAAAATCGATAAGCGAATTGTATAAAAATGCCAATCACAATTGTTGGGCCTATTTTGTAACTGATGAAAATCGAGAGTATTTCAACTACACTGATAATGGTGAACCATCTGGTTCCGCAGGGAAACCAATTTTTGGTGAAATTCAAAAAATGAATTTGAACAACATTGTTTGCGTTGTAACCCGTTTTTTTGGTGGTGTTAAATTAGGAGTAAGAGGTCTAATTGATGCCTATTCTAAGACAACTTTTGAAACTGTTAAAAACTCAAAAATAGTTGAATATCGAAACGCCTTTATTTATGGAATTGTTACTGATTACTCACAACACGCAGAAATAGAAAGATTATTGAAAAGAGAAATTGGATGGGAAATAATAGAGACGAAATTTACTGAAAATGTCTATCTTGAAATATCAATTGACGAGGAAAAAATTGAACCGATTAAAAATATTATTGAAAAAAAATCTATTAAATTAGATTTTCTAAGGCAAGAAGAAAAACCTTATAAAGTGAGGGATTGA
- a CDS encoding DUF1175 family protein has translation MNKRNTLKSLTIILLMLSIIIFVYIIFYDYNDIYKIELNDHNNNNYLDILELNIEDSKSFYLWFSNIIINVVNNDMKIPDSYSDCAGLIRYAYKESLKKHDQTWIKETGYKGNIFKDIKKYNYPEIPFIGTDIFYLGEDIFVKKNYSNFASARYLVEFNMDYLGSNIVNIKTGDILAFFHPYDIEYPYHLMVYIEQNRERYVIYHTGPISENNPGELRLTNFEDLKYADPSWIANKENKNFLGFYRFKILSDNYE, from the coding sequence ATGAATAAAAGAAACACATTAAAAAGTTTAACAATAATTTTGTTAATGTTAAGTATTATTATTTTTGTATATATAATATTTTACGATTATAATGACATATATAAAATAGAACTTAATGATCATAATAATAATAATTATTTAGACATTTTAGAGTTAAATATAGAAGATTCAAAATCTTTTTATCTATGGTTCTCTAATATAATAATTAATGTTGTGAATAATGATATGAAAATTCCTGATAGCTATTCTGATTGTGCTGGTTTGATAAGATATGCATACAAAGAATCTCTCAAAAAACATGATCAAACTTGGATAAAAGAGACTGGTTATAAAGGGAATATTTTTAAAGATATTAAAAAATACAATTATCCTGAAATACCCTTTATAGGTACAGACATTTTTTATTTAGGAGAAGATATTTTTGTCAAAAAAAATTATTCAAATTTTGCTTCAGCAAGATACCTTGTAGAATTTAACATGGATTACTTAGGTAGTAATATTGTTAATATCAAAACTGGTGATATATTAGCTTTTTTTCATCCTTATGACATAGAATATCCTTATCATCTCATGGTATATATTGAACAAAATAGGGAAAGGTATGTTATCTACCATACTGGACCAATATCTGAAAATAATCCAGGAGAACTAAGATTGACAAATTTTGAAGATTTGAAATACGCAGATCCTTCATGGATAGCAAACAAAGAGAATAAAAATTTTTTAGGTTTTTATAGATTTAAAATATTAAGTGATAATTATGAGTGA